A stretch of the Nicotiana tabacum cultivar K326 chromosome 6, ASM71507v2, whole genome shotgun sequence genome encodes the following:
- the LOC107786648 gene encoding trans-resveratrol di-O-methyltransferase-like has product MALSNNIGDETREILAAQAHIANHVFNYLNSMSLKCAIQLEIPDIIHNHGKPMTLSNLVNALPINKAKGQDCIYRLMRILIHSGFFIQTKINETEEEEGYLLTPNSRLLLKNEPLSLVPFVLAQLDPILMDPFQSLSKWLQNDDSTPFATAHGKPLFEYAGEEPRLNYLFNEAMASDARLMISVVIKTGSGIFDGLKSLVDVGGGIGTVAKAISNAFPEVKCTVFDLPHVVEGLEGSKNLSYVGGDMFKSVPSADAILLKWILHDWSDEDCVKILKKCKEAIPSKENRGKVIIIDIVVDSQKGDNKSFETQLFSDILMMVHVSGKERNREEWAKLFCDAGFSDYKINPILGLRSVIEVYP; this is encoded by the exons ATGGCATTGTCTAATAATATTGGAGATGAAACTAGAGAAATCCTTGCTGCTCAGGCACACATAGCAAACCATGTATTCAATTACCTAAATTCCATGTCACTCAAATGTGCAATTCAGCTTGAAATTCCAGATATTATTCACAACCATGGCAAACCAATGACCCTTTCCAATTTAGTGAATGCCCTCCCAATTAACAAAGCCAAAGGTCAGGATTGTATTTACCGTCTCATGCGTATTCTAATCCATTCAGGTTTCTTTATCCAAACCAAAATTAATGAAACTGAAGAAGAAGAGGGTTATTTACTTACTCCAAATTCACGTCTTCTCCTTAAAAATGAGCCTTTGAGTTTAGTCCCATTTGTGTTAGCACAATTAGATCCAATTTTAATGGATCCATTTCAGAGTCTAAGCAAATGGTTACAAAATGATGACTCTACTCCATTTGCAACTGCTCATGGGAAACCATTGTTTGAATATGCAGGGGAAGAACCTaggcttaattatttatttaatgaaGCTATGGCTAGTGATGCCCGATTGATGATAAGTGTGGTGATTAAAactggtagtggaatttttgatggGTTGAAATCATTGGTAGATGTTGGAGGTGGCATTGGTACTGTGGCTAAAGCAATTTCTAATGCATTTCCTGAGGTGAAATGCACTGTTTTTGATTTGCCACATGTTGTTGAAGGCTTGGAAGGGAGCAAGAACTTGAGTTATGTGGGAGGAGACATGTTTAAATCCGTTCCTTCTGCAGATGCAATTTTATTGAAG TGGATATTACATGATTGGAGCGACGAAGACTGCgttaaaatattgaagaaatgtAAAGAAGCAATTCCAAGTAAGGAGAATCGAGGAAAGGTGATCATCATTGACATTGTGGTTGATAGCCAAAAAGGAGATAACAAATCATTTGAAACTCAACTTTTCTCAGATATTCTTATGATGGTTCATGTTTCTGGGAAAGAAAGGAatcgagaagaatgggcaaaaCTCTTTTGTGATGCTGGTTTTAGTGACTACAAGATTAATCCTATACTGGGATTAAGGTCTGTTATTGAGGTTTATCCTTAA